From a region of the Zingiber officinale cultivar Zhangliang chromosome 4B, Zo_v1.1, whole genome shotgun sequence genome:
- the LOC121974970 gene encoding squamosa promoter-binding-like protein 12 — MMDWNANCSLLWDWDNHEPSGGSYKLSAAAGGGGGGGASSGSDLGNGSSSKSTISASTASSKTAKSSDWEANPKNCDKNVILLENGSFPIAAQVAGLEESQIGLKLGKRTYFENVSAENTGKNPPSALDSVSPPGSLVKKPKLTHQIAQSAYCQVQGCSFDLSGAKDYHRKHRVCEAHSKCPKVVVGGQERRFCQQCSRFHDLSEFDQKKRSCRRRLSDHNARRRKPRPNIISFSSTHSSFYAAFDHGRTTLGATIEEHHNFKFTQMREQWIKPIKEVNIDGQLHLPNTQFLNAFPSLYHEGDKLLPLQGTAAEVLNQGSEASAGASNLDGAPGVRRALSLLSATSWVSPDHRQTSSIVGFVDASIPYIP; from the exons ATGATGGATTGGAACGCCAACTGTTCGTTACTGTGGGATTGGGATAACCACGAGCCCTCAGGTGGGAGTTACAAGTTGTCCGCCGCcgcaggcggcggcggcggcggcggcgcttCTTCTGGCTCAGATTTGGGGAATGGCTCCTCATCCAAGAGCACCATCTCTGCTTCCACTGCTTCCTCCAAGACCGCGAAGAGTTCCGATTGGGAAGCGAACCCTAAGAACTGTGACAAGAACGTAATTTTGCTGGAGAATGGTTCTTTTCCAATCGCGGCGCAGGTGGCCGGGTTGGAGGAATCACAGATAGGGCTAAAACTTGGTAAAAGAACCTACTTTGAGAATGTTTCAGCCGAGAACACAGGGAAGAACCCGCCGTCAGCTTTGGATTCTGTTTCTCCACCTGGTTCCCTCGTCAAGAAGCCAAAGCTCACTCATCAGATCGCACAGAGCGCTTATTGCCAGGTTCAAGGTTGTAGCTTTGATCTTAGCGGAGCCAAAGATTATCACCGGAAGCACAGGGTATGTGAAGCCCATTCTAAATGCCCCAAGGTCGTCGTCGGTGGTCAGGAGCGCCGGTTCTGTCAGCAATGCAGCAG GTTCCATGATTTGTCGGAGTTTGATCAGAAAAAGAGAAGCTGCCGTCGGCGTTTGTCTGATCACAATGCGCGGCGTCGCAAGCCTCGCCCAAACATAATTTCTTTCAGCTCAACTCACTCTTCATTTTATG CTGCTTTTGATCACGGGAGAACAACATTAGGCGCAACTATTGAAGAGCATCATAACTTCAAGTTCACACAAATGAGAGAACAATGGATAAAACCAATCAAAGAAGTCAACATAGATGGGCAGCTGCATTTGCCGAACACTCAGTTCCTAAATGCCTTTCCATCCTTGTACCATGAGGGTGACAAGCTCTTGCCACTTCAAGGCACTGCAGCTGAAGTACTCAATCAAG GTTCAGAAGCATCTGCAGGAGCTTCGAATTTGGATGGAGCACCAGGTGTTCGGCGTGCTCTCTCTCTTCTGTCAGCCACTTCTTGGGTTTCTCCTGACCACAGACAAACTTCTTCCATTGTCGGCTTTGTGGATGCTAGCATACCATACATCCCTTAA